GAAGTCCACCTTCTCGGCCAGACCCTTGTGCGCCTGACGCGACGTGATCGCCGCCGTCAGCGTCGTCTTCCCGTGGTCCACGTGACCGATCGTCCCCACGTTCACGTGGGGCTTCGTTCGCTCGAACTTCTCCTTGGCCATTGCGTGTGTTCCCTTTTCCTTTCGGCTTGGAATCCGGCTTCTGGGTTCGTCTCTTGCGGTCCGCGCCTCGCGGCCCGCGGTGGGTTTCGGTTCGGTGAATGGGAGCCGCGTGTGGCCCTGCGTCCCGTTCGATCCGCTGGAATCGTCTCTGTGGTGGGATGGAGCCCACGAGCGGGTTTGAACCGCTGACCTCGTCCTTACCAAGGACGTGCTCTACCACCTGAGCTACGTGGGCCTGTTTCCTCGTGTTCGCGCTGCGGGCCTCTGCCTCACTGCGCTGGTTTCTCTGGTTCGACTGATCTCGACTTCGCGCGCGTCGGAACTTCGGCCCCTCGCGCGGCGGGCCTCGCTGTGGAGCGGGAAACGGGATTCGAACCCGCGACCCCGAGCTTGGAAGGCTCGTGCTCTAGCCAGCTGAGCTATTCCCGCTTGGACATTCTCTCGGGGTGCGTCGTGTGCGACGCACCTTCGCGGCTCGGCGCGGATGGTGGAGAGGGGAGGATTCGAACCTCCGAAGTCATAGACAGCAGATTTACAGTCTGCCCCGTTTGACCGCTTCGGTACCTCTCCAACCGGGTCACGCCGACCCAACGTCAAAATGGTGAGTGCACACCCCCCTGCCCTCGCCCGGTGCGTTCACGACCGAGGCGAAGGAAAAACTGATTTCTCTTTGAATGAGCGACGCGCTGATGGGACCGCGTCGATGATCTTGAGTTCGAGAACCCCTCCCGTGGCACCGGGAGAAGCGGGTGCGCTTCCGAGACAAACCCTCGGCTCGCGCGCGATTCGTTTTCGATGACACACTCTTGTGCCCACGTGGTCATCGATGCGAGCGGTGTCCCGCTCCGTTGCCTTACGCCCTGCCCCAACCGTCTGCGTGTCCTCGCGCTACACCCGAGGACTTCGCTTCGTCTTCCGCGATCCTTACGACTCTCCGACGCCCACCGAACCTGCTCGACTGCTCGACACACACTGGAGCTGGCGATGGGACTCGAACCCGTAACCTGCTGATTACAAATCAGCTGCTCTACCAGTTGAGCTACGCCAGCGCGGAGACGATCGACCCGAGACTATACGGCGGGCCCCCCAGCGGGGCAACGCCCTGGGAATCGGAAGCTGACCGGGAAGGTCCCCGTACCCGCAGGGTTAACCGGCCCCTTCGGACTGGCGCATCAGCTCGAAGAGGATCACGGCGGCGGCGGTCGAGACGTTGAGCGAAGCGACCTTTCCCCCGAGGGGAATCCGGACCGCCCGGTCGAGCTGCTTGCGCACTCCGTCGCGCAAACCGCGCCCCTCCGCCCCGAGCACCACCACCCAGGGCCCACCGCTCCCGAGCTCGCCCTGGTAGAGCGAGTCGGCCCCGGCGAGGTCGGCCCCCAGAATCCAGTACTGGCGCTCCTTCAGGTCGCCGAGCGCCCGAGAAAGGTTGGTGACCCGGGCGACCGGCAGCCACTCGATCGCGCCCGCGCTCGCTCGGGAGACGGCGGCGGAGAGCGGCGGCGCGTTGCGCCGGGTGAGAATCAGCCCACCCGCACCCGAGGCCTCGGCCACCCGCGCCATGGCTCCCAGGTTCTGGGGGTCCTCGACTCCATCCAGCGCCACCAGGGTTCGCCTGCCCCTCGCGGCGACGTGGTCGACGAGCTCCTCGAGCCCGAGCTCGGGGAGCGCCCCGACCGCCAGTGCCAGGCCCGGCGCAGGCAGTCGCTCGGCGGCGGCGCCTTCGCGGTGGCGCACCTCGATGCCCGCCGCGATAGCCTGCTCGGTGAGCTCCCCCACCGCGGGATGGCGCGCCGTCGCTGCCACCTCCAGCCAGAACAGCGTTCGTCTCCGGGCCGCCAAGGCTTCTCGGATGGGGTGCAGCCCCGCGAGGCGCTCGGCCACGCCGGCGGCCTGCTCGGACCGGGCGTCGGGACCCGACCGTGCGCCCGCGCTCTTCCGCCTGCCTCGGCTGGCCATGGGGCGCGCAGCATACCGCTCCGCGCCGGGACAGCCCCTGGCGGTCCGGTCCGATCCCGACCCTCGGGTCAGAGATCCGCGCGCAGCCCGTCCAGATGCTCGAGGAAGCCCTCGGCGTCCTCGATCTTCGGGTGGTTCAGGAGCTCGAACTCGGCGTAGGAGAGCAGCTCGCCCAGCGCGGCCCGGACCTCGCGCAGTCGGTTGCCCGGGAACACCTCAGCCCGCTCGATCAGCACCTCGGGGTCGAGCACCCCACCTGGGCCGAAGGCCAGGCCCTGGAGCAGATGGGGATGCCGGGTGGCCGCCTCCCGGCTCACGTCGGCGATGCGCTCACGGACGGCGTCGGCCCCGTCCCAGGCCACCAGCGGAGCCGTCAGCTCGGCCAGCAGCTTCGCGTGTGCGGTCACGCTCGTACGCAGCTCGGCGTCGGCGTCGTTCGACGTGGTCACCGACTCGTCGCGCGCGATCCGCAACGCACCGAGCTTCTCGAGCAGCTGCACGGTGCGCGCACCCGAGAGCGAATCGATGCCCACGCGTTGGCACATGGCCGGGAAGCTGTCGGTCTCGGCGAGCGCGT
This region of Myxococcota bacterium genomic DNA includes:
- a CDS encoding GTP-binding protein, with protein sequence MAKEKFERTKPHVNVGTIGHVDHGKTTLTAAITSRQAHKGLAEKVDF
- the rlmB gene encoding 23S rRNA (guanosine(2251)-2'-O)-methyltransferase RlmB → MASRGRRKSAGARSGPDARSEQAAGVAERLAGLHPIREALAARRRTLFWLEVAATARHPAVGELTEQAIAAGIEVRHREGAAAERLPAPGLALAVGALPELGLEELVDHVAARGRRTLVALDGVEDPQNLGAMARVAEASGAGGLILTRRNAPPLSAAVSRASAGAIEWLPVARVTNLSRALGDLKERQYWILGADLAGADSLYQGELGSGGPWVVVLGAEGRGLRDGVRKQLDRAVRIPLGGKVASLNVSTAAAVILFELMRQSEGAG